The Danio rerio strain Tuebingen ecotype United States chromosome 19, GRCz12tu, whole genome shotgun sequence genome includes the window CTGTTTCCAACTTCAGTCGCTGTCATATGAAATCAAAGCGCTTGTTTGCTGCATTGGCATGTGAATTCAGCAAGGCTCGATAGCATCTTAATCCAGTATCTGATGGTGCCCGCTATCAACTACAGCTACAGTAGGCAGTCTATAAACTGAATAGAGTTGCGATTGAACAGATTGTATGGATCTGGATGAAGACCAGCTCACCCTTCACAAGCAGATCTGTCATTTAAGCATCCAAAGGTCTCTTTGACGCGTCTTTCTGTTTAACTTAGCTGTAATTAGAGCAAGGAATTGGCAGATATCTCCTGGCAAGTGGGCTGAAGGCTTGCTGAAAAGAGGAATGGACATCTAATAGTGGCACTCTGTTGCACGTCAGTCATTCCTGGCCCCTGAAGGCCTTTTCCCTCCATTTGTGAATGGACATAGTGAAACTTCACATAGTGAGCCTAGAAGAAAAGAGGGCCAGACCCTCAGGATTATTGAAGCTGTGGAAGAAAAGATGTTATTTGTTCCATTTGAAAGCTCATGTAGAATGGATTAtgtttttgtgtctgtttgtAGAGCTTATGAAGATGAATAGTCTATTGCTATCAGTCTTGCAAGGATTTTATTAAATGCTTTGAATTCCTTTTTCTGGCCAAGGCTGTTTTTACTTGATAAAAATACAGCCAAACTAATATTGTGATATATGCTATTGCAAAATAACAGTTTTCTGTTTGAGTGTGAGATAATGCTAGTCTGTGTTCTCCCAATGACTTTTTTCAAGTGATGGAAAAATCTAAATGGTGTCTGCAAATGTGACCGATTACACAATGGGTGTTATAAGAAAAAAACAATCTTGGTGGTTCTTTGTAATTTCAAGCAATGATACAACATTACgtaggggatcaacctacgtTAAAAGATCAATCAGTGATTTATTAGCTCAATTCAAGGAATCGGATCTTGAAGATTCAAATCACTTGATTTGACTCGATTGAGTCAGATTTAATCAGATTAAAAGATTCACACTTCATCTACCATTTGTCCAGACTTTTCATTTTACCaatcttgtttatattatttccatatgtgtgtgtgtgtgtgtgtgtgtgtgtgtgtgtgtgtgtgtgtgtgtgtgtgtgtgtgtgtgttcgttcaatacatgtatctactatttcacaactctctctctccgtgggcctctggaattgtcaatcagctgttaacaaggctgattttattacctccatagctacatattctgactataatctcatggctctaactgagacctggttgaggccggaggacactgctacacatgctactctttctgctaatttctctttttcccacactcctcgtcagacagggagagggggtgggactggactactaatttccaaagaatggaaatttactctgataccgtccctgccaacaatcagctcctttgaattccatgcagtcaccattatccaccccttctacataaatgtggttgtcatctaccgcccaccaggtaaattaggtcacttcctagatgaactggatgttcttctctcatctttttctaattttgccactcccttattggtgctaggtgacttcaacatttacgttgacaaaccgcaagctgcagactttcagactctgcttgcctcttttgacctaaaaagagcacctacttctgctacccacaaatcaggtaatcagctagaccttatttacacacgacactgcttcactgatcaaacaatagtaactccactacaaatatctgatcatttccttctgtctctcaacatccacattactcctgagccgccacacactccaacactggttacctttcgcagaaacctacgatctctctcacccaatagactatccaccattgtttcagactctcttcctccatctcgcaaactcactgcacttgattcgaacagtgccactaatacactctgctccacactagcatcatgtctagaccgattatgtcctcttgcatccaggccagcccgtgccagtcctcctgcaccctggctctcggatgctctccgtgagcatcgctcaaaacttcgggctgcagagagaatttggcggaaaactaaaaatcctgcacacctcttaacataccaaactcttctgtcctctttctcagctgaggttacttctgcaaagcagacgtattaccgtctgaaaatcaacaatgccactaatcctcgcctactttttaaaacattttcctccctcctctatcctcctcctccacccgcatcctccacacttactactgatgactttgctacattcttctgcaccaaaactgcaaaaatcagtgctcaatttgctgcacctacaacaaacacgcaagatacaacaccaacaccacacacactcacctccttttctcagctctctgagtctgaggtgtccaaacttgtgctatctagccatgcaaccacctgtccactcgatcccattccctctcatctcttgcaagccatctctcctgcagtcataccaacactgactcacataattaacacatctcttgactctggtttattccccactacatttaagcaggctagggtaaccccactgctaaagaaacccaacctggaccatacgctacttgaaaactacagaccagtatccctgcttccattcatggccaagattctggagaaagtagtgttcaatcaagtcctggactttcttactcaaaacaatctcatggacaacaagcaatccggctttaagaaaggccactcaactgagactgccctgctctcggtcgtggaggatctcagactggctaaagcagactctaaatcatcagtcctcattttgctggacttgtcagctgcttttgacactgtcaaccaccagatcctgctatctacgcttgagtcactgggcgttgcgggcactgttatacaatggtttagatcttacctctctgacaggtcattcagggtgtcttggaggggagaggtgtccaacctacagcatctaaacactggggtacctcaaggctctgttcttgggccacttctcttctccatctacacatcatctctaggaccagtcatccagagacatggattctcctaccactgctatgctgatgacacccagctatacctctcttttcatcctgatgatccctcggttccagctcgtatctcagcctgcctgttggatatttcacactggatgaaagatcatcatcttcagctgaacctcgcaaaaacggaaatgcttgtagtttctgccaacccgactctacaccataacttttcaatccagatggatggggcaaccattactgcatccaaaatggtgaaaagccttggagtaacgattgatgaccaactaaacttctctgaccacatttctagaactgctcgatcgtgcagatttgcactctataacatcagaaagatccgacccttcttatctgaacatgcagctcaactccttgttcaagctcttgttctctccaaactggattactgcaactctctactagctgggcttccagctaactctatcaagcctcttcaactgctccaaaatgcagcagcacgagttgtcttcaatgaacctaaacgagcacatgtcactccgctgctagtccgtttgcactggctgccagttgctgctcgcatcaaattcaaaactctgatgtttgcctacaaagtgacttctggcctagcaccttcttatctgcactcacttctgcagatctatgtgccctccagaaacttgcgttctgtgaatgaacgtcgcctcgtggttccatcccaaagagggaaaaaatcactttcgcgaacgctcacgctcaatctgcccagttggtggaatgaactccctaactgcatcagaacagcagagtcactcgctattttcaagaaacgactaaaaactcaactatttagtctccacttcacttcctaagctgcaattgcctctttgaatatcacactaattgtacaaaaaaaaaaaaaaaaaaaaaaaaaaaaaaaactactaacacttcccttcttagactttacagacctgaaacttgcctttagtacttattcattgttgctcttggttgtgtaaattgcttccttgtcctcatttgtaagtcgctttggataaaagcgtctgctaaatgactaaatgtaaatgtaaatgtaaatgtgtgtgtgtgtgtgtgtgtgtgtgtgtgtgtgtgtgtgtgtgtgtgtgtgtgtgtgtgtgtgtgtgtgtatacacacacactcacacacacacacacacacacatacacacgtgtatatatatatatatatatatatatatatatatatatatatatatatatatatatatatatatatatatatatatggaaataatataaacaagattatatatacacacacacaaaatatacacacacatacacacacacacatatatgtgtgtgtatatataatcttgtttatatttttccatatatatatatatatatatatatatatatatatatatatatatatatatatatatatatatatatatatacgtgtgtgtgtgtgtgtgtgtgtgtgtgtgtatatatgtatatatgtatatgtttgtatgtaCTTTAAAATGGTTGCGGAGGATGAGAACATCTGTCACGGACATCtaatttttcacttttttgtaattGTCATTATACATGAATATTATGTAAACTATTTGTTTTGTCATGTAAGATAATCTATTAAAACAACTGTTTTTATTCAAAAAATGTTatgctaatttgtttaaattacaacATAACACACGTTCAAACATGCATGGACACGTTTCGGTAATGAGAATTTCAgtaaaaaatgcagtaaaatgattaataataaataaattatgttgaaATTACACATTTTGCTTCGTAGAGAAAAGCGTTgtctttattataatgtttttttttgttaacaaattactaagttttatatttaaaatcttaAGTGCCACGTTGTTTTACTGGTTTCGTGAGAATAACCCATATAAATATCTTGTCCTCCTTTTTTGTCCTCAGTTGATCACATGCCTGATTTTTGATCTATTTAACTCTTTTGGCTAAGATTTGAAAGAAGAGACAGAATTCTCTCACATTTGATTGCAAATGTCTTTATATCACAAAAAAAGTCTTATGGGTTTAGGAAGATGCGAGATTTTCATTGTaggttttaaatggaaaattttTAACATATAAACCCAGAGCACCTTATACTGTAGTGATCACATTGCAGAAATAGCATCCCACAACACCTAATTTTGTTCCTTTTAACAATAGATACAAAAACGTTCATTTATTATCCAGCTTTCCCAAGAATACATTCAGATCTGACTTGGGCAGTGGCAGAGATTTCACAGCATATTTTCAGCTGTTTGTAAGGTAGTATCTGTGTTCTGCAGTTGTCGTTGCGCATGTAGTACTGTGGGTGTGAGCTGCAAAAGAGGACGAGCTTGGTGGGGTTGCTGTTTAAAAGCCGTGGCAGTCTATTCCCACACACTAGCCCGCTGGCAGCAGCTCATGCACAGCAGGCTAAAGCAGTGGCACTACACTCAATACACGCAATACAGTGTGGCATGCTTTGATCCGGCCCGATCTGCACGCACAGCCTACAGCGATACAGAGTCTTTTTTACCTGAGTGCTTCACACACGcacaaacgcacaaacacacacacacacacacacacaccacgagGGAGTGAGTGTgcgctgttttgtttttttccattcaGAGAATTTCATTGTTTATAGTATTGTATAACACCTACATCCGGCAATgacactttttattttgttttgtctcagtctgttatttaaaaatacctttaaaaTATCATTTGGGCACCACAAAACATGCTTTTATTTAGGTGATGTAAACAGAAACCAAATGAAGAAATGGTATCTTAGAGCACATTGCTGTAGATCCTCATGTGTCAGGAGTGTTAAGTCTCTTAAAATATCAAGTGATTTGACCTTTTGTGACGAGGCGAAGTTGGTTCAGATTATAAAATGTCATGTTGTTCTTTTGTAAAATGCCATGTGTCGACTCAACAAAAAGCTTATGCAATAGTAATAGATGATATttgcttgagaaaaaaaaatccatgttcATTTGACTCAAAACaattatgataatatatatatatatataatgtttgttatacagtatataaaaatgtTGGCAAcgttttacaataaggtttcattaacaTATCATTAAAAACAgttattactgtatttacaaaccattgttagtcatgtttatttctatagcgctttcacAATGTACAGCTATTGTGTTAGTGCAGctcaacatagaagttctagtaaatttaaactgtgtcagtccagttcagttcagtgtggtttaactttcactgctgaaagtccaagaACTGataagcaaatccatcgatgcgcagctccacaaatcccaaaccaagcaaggcagtggtgaggaacaaactttaccaattgacgaaagtgaaagaagaaaaaaaaagccttgagcgaaaccaggctcagttgggcacgaccatttcccCTCTGACCAAACTTCCTGTGCGGAGCTGCATTGTAGGTGCTGTCTAAGTATAAGTCTGCAGTCTAAGTTCGACCAAAATgggtataaatattattttatgaatTTTAGTTGTGTCTAAACAGTATTTGCTAGTAGCAGATTGTTTTACATAATTAGAATCGGTAAGAGCTTTTTTGCCAGGTTTGTTCACACATCCGagaatttgttttcgtgacagagcttctacagtgcaactgAACTACAGAACTACAGAGACTgggaaaaaaacagataataaatatattttaaaaatagaagaaaGTATTggatgcaaatatacaaattgacaagtgaatgtacaggtatattactatttacaacattatatgtgcagctgttatgggcaaattggcatgtaaagtgtgttgttaaataagtgtatagtaaagtgtgttgttaaataagtgtaaagtgtgttgttaaataagtgtatagtaaagtgtgttgttaaataagtgtatagtaAAGTTTGTTGTTAGATAAGTGTatagtaaagtgtgttgttaaataagtgtatagtaaagtgtgttgttaaataagtgtatagtaaagtgtgttgttaaataagtgtatagtaaagtgtgttgttaaataagtgtaaagtgtgtcgttaaataagtgtatagtaaagtgtgttgttaGATAAGTGTatagtaaagtgtgttgttaaataagtgtatagtaaagtgtgttgttaaataagtgtaaagtgtgttgttaaataagtgtatagtaaagtgtgttgttaaataagtgtatagtaAAGTTTGTTGTTAGATAAGTGTatagtaaagtgtgttgttaaataagtgtatagtaaagtgtgttgttaGATAAGTGTatagtaaagtgtgttgttaaataagtgtatagtaaagtgtgttgttaaataagtgtaaagtgtgttgttaaataagtgtatagtaaagtgtgttgttaaataagtgtatagtaAAGTTTGTTGTTAGATAAGTGTatagtaaagtgtgttgttaaataagtgtatagtaaagtgtgttgttaaataagtgtatagtaaagtgtgttgttaaataagtgtatagtaaagtgtgttgttaaataagtgtatagtaaagtgtgttgttaaataagtgtatagtaaagtttgttgttaaataagtgtatagtaaagtgtgttgttaaataagtgtatagtaaagtttgttgttaaataagtgtatagtaaagtgtgttgttaaataagtgtatagtaaagtgtgttgttaaataagtgtaattACTATGACACTTCAGCAAAATCTCTTTATTTTGTGGGAAATTGGACTCAATTATATAAATTCAAGACCAGCAATCATACTACAATGAAAGATTATGACTAAAATTTATAAAGGTCACAGCCATCTTAATTTAAGTGTCTAGGCCTTTGAATGACTTCAGCACATCATAGCTCTTCTTCAGTCTTTTCTACTGTTCGCTGACTGTAATGAGTTTCTTAACTTAAACAGGATAGTTTTTATTACAGAGATGATCAGTCAGGTTTAGTTCAGGACTCTTGgctggccatttcattatttaaaaccaATTATAAAAATGTCAATGCACAGTCTGCATTCTGAAATTATGCCTAAAAGCAAACATAGGCTATTTGTAGCATTCATGTTGCTAACAACATGCCTCagtaataaaaccagaaaaaAGCTGTTTCTACATTTCCCTGTTATTGGTTTTAGGTTGTCATGTGgattgtgtcatttcattttccaCTCCTATTGAGTTTTGGTTCTAAAGTCACACCGCATTAAAGTGTCTGAAATTTTCTGATGCCGCCAGAACTTCATCAGAGGGAAAATTTGTTCACAGGAGCCATTAAGCGGCTGTTAGCGAACATATCTGTGTCAAACCAACACGTAAAGACCGCAGAGTTTGGCTTATGATCATAAGAAACTTTTAGGATTTGCCTAGACAACCAAATCGTGCCTGAAATTGCACAGTTTGTGCAGGACTTTTAAAAGAGCTTGCCTAAAATGAAAGAGATTAACACCAGTAACTGTGTTTTCAGTTTTCAGTTTGCAAATTTAAGCAgaacctttttttaattttttttttatttcctttggcttagtcccctgatttatcaagggtcgccacagcgaaacgaACTGCTAATTACTTTGGCAGATGTTTTTATTCTGTGGGTGCCCTTCCAACCTAAACCCAGCACTTAGAGTGCACTAACTCGTAAATCCCCAGCATTGGGGAAAACATCCcccattaccaaaaaaaaaattcattggatttacaattttttttctctgagTAAATGGCTCCAAGCAATTTATATATCCGCTAAATTAAccacctattttacccttttttcaagatttaggagaagtattttgtgtctccagaatgtgtctgttaagtttcaaaatacccattttttattattatactttctGAATGGTACATTTGAGCTTTTAGgtcactgtagctgtttttgttgcctgtctttaatgcaaatgagctggttctccccgcccaccattcccacatgcATGTCAGAGCCATAGAGATTGCTTTAGCCTTCACCTGCTGCGTCTcccgtcagataaacagcacagtgacagacaagaatgaagcagatctctcttactacagtaagaactttcccaatgattatttgatgtatttgttgtggagttcatTCAAGcatttctgcaacgatgagtcacacacaatgttgttacaatgtTTGCtcgcgcccacacacacacacatgcatacatatgttTAACTTTACACtcttttgcatggcaaatgtgacaggatacacgttaatatgcgctgctgtatggacatccgttatgttattgtaaaaaataaaccggatttaacgtccacaaatcgGGATTGAAGCATCTGAAATGGGAGGGTTTTGAATACCATTTTAACATCAGAACATTAAacaaagagacttattgtctttatatcagtCCAatgtgactgtggacacactataccaatacacagttctgtccaaacagcttacaaaagataagTTTCATCATAATAGTCCTTTAAATTCAGGACATAAATTgtctgcaaaaaaaattaaaaaaaaaaaatatatatatatatatatgttttacagtactttgacCTTCTGGATTTCCTTTTCAGCATAATTATGATCATTTCTGTGTTCTTATTGAGTGTGCAATATCTGTCCAGGTGTTATGCGAGTCTCACCCATGCAGATCTGCATATGACATATACGCTGGTATCCCAGCTATCATGGACGTCCCATTGCGTTTGAGCCTAGCTGTAGGTGTTGTCTTTTCATCCGTTATCAGTGTTCTCCAGACGATCCTGTTCTCAACAGTGACTCCTGCCACATGGAAAGCTATTTACAGGCCCTTAATTCCTAACATACCCCCTTCCTGTATGGCCGGTGAAGGGTAAGAGACAGTGATGTGATGTGAATTCTCTTTATATTAAGGCATGAGACTGGAGAAGGTGCAGCATGACAGACATGGTACAGACACAGAGCAGCTTGGCACTTTTTGAAGGAAGTCTATAAATATCCTGCCAAAGGCTTGCGTTTGAAAAGAGGAGCCGCTTCCTGTGAAAGGACAGTGTGAATCGGTCAGTGTGAGATCGTATGCAGTCTTCCTTTGTCAGCTTTTTCCTCTAGGGTGCGAATGCTGCTTACTGAGATGAGATGTAGCACATCAATAAATCATAATGTTGATGCAAAGCCTTGCAACCAAAAGAAGTCGGAGGCTTTTGCATCATACATAACCGAAATGAGAAAAGTTAGTCAGCATTTTGTCCGAATGGACCCCATTTTTTTCAATCAGTTTATGCTATTCTACAGAGAAATCTTGGCTTAATTTAACTTTGGAAAGCAGAACTTCTTACCTTTGACTTTTGCTGCATATGCCTTTCTAAACTGATgttaaatacatataataatacataatatattaaTTGCTTTCTTATatgtaaagaaaaatattacatgtttattttaatcaAAGCCATTTGAATGTAATTTAATCAATTGGATgatgttttgtcatttttgacctttgttttgagaaaatttgtaaaataaaaaaataaatattaatttagtaaTTGAATGTattcaaatgtaatgtaatttaaattaaattaaatctattaACTTTAATTTTGTGCACAATTTATCAGTTCATTATATTCAAGTCATATTCAAGATAGTGACCTATTTGTTTTAAAGGATacctattttaccttttttttctccAAGATTTAAGAGTCTTTTGTatttccagaatgtgtctgtaaattttcagctcaaaacacccatcagattgtttattatagctttcagacTGTTAGAATCTTCTACTCTGagcacaatgtagctgtttttgttgcctgtgcctttaatcgtagttctccccgcccaccgttcccacgtgtcTGTCAGGTGTGCCTCAATCTCAGGCTTCGTCAGATAAAAAGCACAGTGACAGGCATGAAGCACATCtcgcgtaacgtttgtgagaaacactacagcaagaactttcccaatgattatttgatgtattagtTGCGGAGTTAAGCCTTTCGTTGAGTCATACGCAGTGTTGTTACACACAAAGTGTAAGTTCacgcacacatacagacacacacattgcgtGCATTAACCTTGCACTGTTTTTGCgcacaaatgtgacaggatacacgttaacatccactgctgtatggatatccgttatgttaatgttcaaaataaacaatttaaccaGGATTAAAGcgttttcttttataattgtactgacaattggcaatcgctgtaattaattacaaacaTTAATATGCACTatttaaaagactttttaaacttgtaaaactcattcttgatcacatttgatgatgattgatgatcacagagagcttaaCACATCTTTTAATCCAAGTTCCTTTGTGCACGTCTTGTctttttgatatgattatacacattaccacggagacatgttaatacgcggctgtcaatcagttcagtgggtggggaaaaccgcacttttacgtcacgttgcggtgggcctcaaaataggaGCGATTTGAAtcttattttaacgtcaggaaataaaaaaagaagagacttattgtctttatatcaccccaatgtgactgtggacacactatacctacacacagttctgtccaaacagct containing:
- the LOC141379022 gene encoding uncharacterized protein encodes the protein MALTETWLRPEDTATHATLSANFSFSHTPRQTGRGGGTGLLISKEWKFTLIPSLPTISSFEFHAVTIIHPFYINVVVIYRPPGDFNIYVDKPQAADFQTLLASFDLKRAPTSATHKSGNQLDLIYTRHCFTDQTIVTPLQISDHFLLSLNIHITPEPPHTPTLVTFRRNLRSLSPNRLSTIVSDSLPPSRKLTALDSNSATNTLCSTLASCLDRLCPLASRPARASPPAPWLSDALREHRSKLRAAERIWRKTKNPAHLLTYQTLLSSFSAEVTSAKQTYYRLKINNATNPRLLFKTFSSLLYPPPPPASSTLTTDDFATFFCTKTAKISAQFAAPTTNTQDTTPTPHTLTSFSQLSESEVSKLVLSSHATTCPLDPIPSHLLQAISPAVIPTLTHIINTSLDSGLFPTTFKQARVTPLLKKPNLDHTLLENYRPVSLLPFMAKILEKVVFNQVLDFLTQNNLMDNKQSGFKKGHSTETALLSVVEDLRLAKADSKSSVLILLDLSAAFDTVNHQILLSTLESLGVAGTVIQWFRSYLSDRSFRVSWRGEVSNLQHLNTGVPQGSVLGPLLFSIYTSSLGPVIQRHGFSYHCYADDTQLYLSFHPDDPSVPARISACLLDISHWMKDHHLQLNLAKTEMLVVSANPTLHHNFSIQMDGATITASKMVKSLGVTIDDQLNFSDHISRTARSCRFALYNIRKIRPFLSEHAAQLLVQALVLSKLDYCNSLLAGLPANSIKPLQLLQNAAARVVFNEPKRAHVTPLLVRLHWLPVAARIKFKTLMFAYKVTSGLAPSYLHSLLQIYVPSRNLRSVNERRLVVPSQRGKKSLSRTLTLNLPSWWNELPNCIRTAESLAIFKKRLKTQLFSLHFTS